GAAGTCCGGCAGATCGACAGCAAAGTGGCCACCGTGCTCATGACAGGCACAGCGGAGCTCTTCGGGTTCATCGGCCCACTCatcattattttattctgtacttGGAAAACAAAAGACTCTCTTCGGGGCTTCCAGATACCGCTGCAAAACAGCAGTGAGAGGCGGAAGGCTTTAAGGATGGTTTCCATGTGTGCCATTGTGTTCTGCGTGTGTTTTGCACCATACCACATCAACTTCTTTTTCTACATGTTGgtgaaagaaaatgtcattaCAGACTGCTTCCTGAGTACCATCACGCTCTACACCCAACCCTTTTGCTTATGTCTTGCAAGTCTGGACTGCTGTTTGGATCCAATCCTCTATTTCTTTATGACTTCAGAGTTTCAAGACCAGATATCAAGGCACAGCAGCATGGTCATCAGGAGTCGGCTCATGAGCAAAGAGAGTGCCTCATCAGTTAAGGAATGACAAGAAAGCCAGATGAAAAGAATGAAGATATTTCATATCAAATCTGGGCCTGTTCTGTGACACTCGATTACAAACTCCATTGTGGAAGATCCTGTAAGTGTATCTGGGGGATTTTTGTGGCAGTGGAAATCTCTCGATATATAGAAGATAAAGCTCTGTTTAAGACCAATGTGTTGGAAGCTAACGAGCAACCCAACTGGTGTGACTACACCTACCGCTGTGCCACCCACACCTCTCCTCTCTGGACCAGAAAATATACAGTGGGGAGCGACAAAGCTTTTGCTAGGAAATGGTGGAAAACTCCCAGgagcttttcttctattttcccaACTCCGTGGCTCTACGATCAAGCCAAAGACAATCCCACATCCATACACTGACATCTGCTGAAGTGCCTTCTCTGCTAAAAACACACAATGTACACAAGAACCTGATAATGGCCAGTAACAATAAATGGCGGTTTTGGTCCCTACACTCTGGGCCGCAGACGCGTGAAGGCTGGCAGCTTGCTTCAGCAGAGTAGCCCCGGCTTTGAGTGTATCCCACTGGTCGCCACACTTACCTCTGCGTCACCTCTCCTGCACTCCCCATCCCGCTCTCGTTCATTATTTCCTTCTCACCCAGCTCTAAGTTTGCTCCTTAATTGCTGACGCATCCCGTAACTTGCACCTACAGCTGGTGCAAGACTCTCTGCAAAACAAGTTCTCCCGACAGCTCCTCAAACATCCCAAAGAGTGGGACCTTCCCTTGCTCCGAGTGGCTTTCTTCCCCTCCGAGCTGTCCCCGGGGGCAAGGAGGGCATGAGTACGTGGCCTTCACCTTTGGACTCCAAGGGGCAGGACCACTGGGAGTGTGCCGCGGGCTGGGCACAGATGGACTCGGCATCAGCGCCGTTGGATATGATGATGCTGGTGGCACCGTTCAGGTCCTCGCTCTCTTCTGCGTATGGCTTCTTCAGCTCAGAGGTACCTGTGATGGATCCGCCCTGTGAAATCTCTGCTTGATAGATTCAACtgatacatcttttaaaaaagagaggtGTCCTTGCCAAGGTGATTTCACTAATAGAGCATAGGCTAATTTCTTAAGAAAATTATTCATCGTGATTTTTTCCACTAGCTCCTCTCATGATCttaatgtttacatttttataactTTATTGACTACAAAGATAAGAAAAGCAGTAAGAGGAAAGGGCGCCATTGACCCCTTATTTTAAATTAGTGACAGCTCTTCGGCTAAGTTCACCCACTTCGTGTAACTTCAAGGGCATCCTCGTGGCACCTCGGGATTGTTTTGGCTGAACACAAGCACTGATTTATTGCCTTTGAAATCCTGTGTTTTTTCAAAAGGAATGTGTATAATTCTCAGTAAACACCAGTGGCAGCGTCTTACATGTTGctgtaaaaatagaagaaataccAAAACCACTTCCTAAGTATATTTTAAATCTAACTACTCAATTCCGAGCTCAGTCAAAAATTTCCTGCAGTGTTACACTTTCCCACGTGACTATTTtacaataaaaagggaaaaagcaaacaatagcTAGGTTTAAATAACTATTACACTGGAGTTCCTCTAAAAGGCAGCAAACGTACTGGTGAAATACAATAAGCTCTTGTAGTTGTCTCATTTGTGAGAAGATGATTATGGGCTACAGTAAAATAAACGTAATCTTACATGCAGATAAGTGAAAATACCAAAACATGCCTATCTGAAGGAAGTAACTGTCACAGAGAGAGCGTTATTGCAGGTTTCTCCGGTTTTCTGGTGAGAAAGCTGCAGAGCAAGCAAACAGTCCatctcccactgaagtcaatggaaaggtGTCCTCCAATTTAACTGGCAGTTTGTTACGTCAATGACACATGTGCGCGTTTACACACTGCAAGGAGTCCCTTTAAAAACGTGACCAGAGGCTGATGCTCAGGTACACAGTTAAGAATGCATAAGGACATTGTTTTTAATTCAGCAGTTTTCCCATAAGCTAGATGCTGTATAATATTGTCAGTGAAGGAGACTTTCAATGGTTGTTCTGAGGATTTTTATGGACTTTGATCAGCCAGAATGTGACTGGGAGCTGTTTACTGTGATTTCTTTCTCACAGGATTCTCCATTTATCCGATGAAAACAAGTTGAAGGCACTGTTATGGTAACTATGTAGCTTGTCctacagtttttctttccaaaaactgatgcttaaaaaataaacacatttttgcaAACATAAGCTGAGTTTCATAGTTATCACTTATACCTAGAAAACTGAACGGGATCGGCTCCTCCTTGAATCCAAGAGTTCAAGTGATACAGTACAtcagtttttattattcttaatcACGTTGCTTCCTTGTCTACAGAAAGGTTTTCACCCTACTCTAATAtgattcatgtttatttttattttattttttaaaactacaacACTTACACTGGATTTAGAGGTATTTGGGGGAGAGAAAGATCCTGCTGGGGAATAGCTGTGCTGCCAATGGTGCGTGACTGGGTGAGGAGGAGTGATTGCTATCGTCCTTACATGCAGGCAGGACCACAGAAACCATCTCTCCGTATCTCATTCAACAATCATTTCACAGATCCAGTTCTACATGGCTTAAAAAAAGCACTCGCGCTGTTGACGACAAGATTGGTAAAGCAGAAATTGGTAACTGTAGTCCCCTACACACCGAAAGTTATAATGCGGACCTGGCATGGGAAtacctgctccagcatctgaACGTTCAAAGGGTGACAGTGGCCCTCCCACTCCTAACAACAAATTTGGTGGCTCTATGAGGGATAACACTCCCTATCACAATGACGGCATCCCCAAGTACCTCAGCTGCTCATGTGCTCCCCCCATCTTCTTGCCTCATTCACCCTCTGAACTCCCTTAGACCCCCCGAAATAGACCTTTTTACATATTGCAGCCCCAGCCTGTGAGGAAAAGTCACAAACTCAACACTTTCAGCCTTTCAAGTCAAATCACTTTGATGTGCAGGAGGTTAGACAACCTGGTCTAATGGTCTCTTCTGGTGCGTGGGAAAGTGtattggttttggctgggatagagttaaatcgGCTGTGTGGTACTTAGTTGCCggatggggttaaaccacgacagaaaGTTAGCCAAGATGGTCATGATGGTGAGCTAGCCTAGAGAGCAACAACTCCAAGTAACAAAGAGATCAAGGAAAACTTGTAATCTTCTTAAAGCATGTAGAAAGTCAAAGCTGTCAGTTTGGCCTCCACAAACTCGTATGTGAAACTCAAACCTTTTAGCTCAAGTCCTCCAAAACCTCAGCAGTGTGAATCAAGAGAAGAACAGACAAATCTAGCGTCACTGTTGAGGAGGACAGTATTATGGCTGGCCTCACGGCTGGGAGGTGCTGGATGCAACAcaagacctggggctgcaggtggTGGCTTTGCCTGCCAGCACTCTCACACCTTCAAGGGCACAACATGCCCAGCTCCGGTTCCTGTAATTCACCCCCTTTCCTGTGACCACAAAACACGCTGATTATTTTGACAAGAGGAAATACGATTTCATGGTGTCGCTCCTGGATTATCTCTTGTGCTGGTCCCCCCAGACTCGCCAGCTATAAAAAGAAGACATCCTTCTTGGGCAGATGCAAAAATAAGTCTTTCaacagagatgccacagaaaggCAGAAGTTAACGGAACCGAGAGGCTGGGTACAGCTACGCAGGTTTGTAAAGGATGGATCCGAAGGGCTCCACTGGCACTCGGTGCTGGAACAACCCAGCGTCAAGGCTCACCCCGAAGGGAACTGCTCAGGGTGGAAATGCGGTGAGGTCTCCAAGCCACCCACAGCGGCAGCAGCCCACGTCCCCCGATGGCACAGCCCTGGGCAAAACCACAGCATGGCAGATGGTCTGCTCTAGCACATGAGCCATTCACCTgttagcaaacaaaaaaaagtgtttctctgcAGTGCCAGCAAGTGGTCACCCTGTCTTAACTGGTATCAGAGGTCTGGTAATTCCTCTCCTGCTTCAGAAAGGGCCCTGCCGTGCTTGACAGCAAATGTATTTGGGAAGAAACCCCACGGGATTTAATGCCTTTCTGCAGGCTCAGGTTCTGAGCTGCAGGATCTTGCGGGTACCCcagattcattttctttccttaaatgaaattaccagctctctgcagagagggaaaacaaaatatgctGTAAATGCAGGAGAACAGCTCAACAACTAGGAGCCAGCTCAAAAAAACGAAAACCCTTCATTGCATTTAACAGATTTCGGGGCTACGACTGGTGCGTTTTGATCAAAAATGCCGGGTCTGCGGGTTACACAAGGGCTTAGCCTGAAAAGGTAGGGATCGACCGACAACtatttgctgtaaaataaatcaaagcttCCAAAAACGCTGCTCCCGTAGAGGCCACCGTGCAGTGGCGAGGAGGACTTTGTGCCGCAGAGCACCAGGGACTCACCCAGCCCCGTGGGCCACGCGCCCACGGCTCCGGTCAAACCGTAGCAAGTCTCTGCACAAGGGGGAGTTGCATTGTGTGAATAAAACCCCCCCCTCCTGAATGGCCCACTGTTTTTCACACATCCTTCAGGTGCATCCTGTCAGATATTTCTAAAAGCTGAGCGCTTACAGAGATGCTGATGGTATGCATTTGGCCTTCTGCCCACAGGATACCAGGCTAAAGGCGAAGATGACCTTTATCTGGAGGCCTCAGATAAAGTCTCGCAgttatttaaaaattcctttgtGTCTTCTGCCTTTGAAGGTATAGCAGTGCATAGCGTAAAATGCAGGTTTAGTATCGGTAATGAGCCAGAAGAGCAGAAACGCTAAACAAAAATACGCATGCAGTTGAAAAAGAACGGAGAGGTGGATCGGTACACGTTGAAGGCAGAAGCTTGAGGCTTGTCAGTCCAGCAACTTTTCACAACCAGGAAGGCTGAGATCTTCTGCAAAAGTACTGCAAAAAGCCAACGAGCAGAGGAAGGACTCGCCGTGGTTAGGAACCCTGAGGCAGGAGTCTGACCCTCACCATGGTCTGACAGCCACtgacctccccttccccagcagccctgcgGTAAACACGTACCTAAAAATAGGGCTGAGAGATGGCTGCATACGGCGCTGGATGTGTGCTGTGGACACAGAAGTAGGATGTCCCAGGCAGGATATCCTGATAAAACAGCCACTTCACTTTGGGATAGACCTTTAACCTCTGGAGAGGGACGGGGCGCAGTGCCAGCCTCCCTTCTGCAAATCTCTGATCGTTTCGCAAATACACGAGCGCTGTTCTTTCTTCCAaggaccagcagcagctgctgaaagagacgcacaagaaaaaaaacctggaatGATGAACCTTGGATCTTCCAAACCACTTTGCTCTCAGCTGAGACAAGAAGCATGGGGTTTCACAGGTACTTATTTGCCAGCAGGCTACATCTACATGATGGGTAAGCAAGCGGTAATGAAGAAGCCCACAGGTATCTCTGTAAAGGTTGGTATAAAGTGGTTTTGCCTTTGCCTTCATGAGGATGTTGACCAATGGATTCAAGTAACTGCATCTCCACTGACCACAGGACACTCCAGGTCATGGATCCTCTTCATTTTCTACGCTACTGTCGTGAAGCACCACTTCACGCCTCGGGCGTGCACCCAGGTCCCCGTGGTCAGTGTCGCTGCCAGCACGGAGAAACCCTGGGAATTGCGCAGCCGGCAGAGCCGGTGGGCTCAACTGCTGCGGGGAAAGATGCCCGCTTGATCCCAGACCATGAACTGGTGGCTTGTTCTGCAATTAAAGATTATAATAGcttccttctttcatttctcttccacAGTTATGTTTCTGTAAATTTTGCAGGGTCACAGGACCAATTACAGAAAATAGACGAACAGAGCAAGAATAGCTCTATTTATGTTACCTACAGTAAGAGAGGGAAAGGTGCCAACAGCCACATTATCTTCTCAAGCCCTGGGCCGTAAGATGGGACGTTGTATAGCACATAAAACTGTTCAGCTGGAAATAAGGCAGCTCATAACAAGTTCCACTACAAGATATGCCTGACAGTTTTCAGCAATTCAGAAAGAAGGTCACACGTAGCAGGCAGTAAAAGAACTAAACgttacatatatatgcatatatatatatatatatatgggaaaGGAATTAaaggaggcaaaaagaaaaaaagaaattgggcATGATGCAcattaaggtgtttttttttaaacagtagtaTTTTGGGAAAATCTCCATCTTAAACCATcttattatttcagaaataaagccTAAACCCTTAGCTTTAGCCTATAGCCTTCACAGTCTGAGGCTAACCAAACTTCCAAGAAAACGAAGGAAAATTACTGCCTTCCAGTAACTCACACGGGCAGAGTTTTCGGTTTTCCTCTAGTGAGCACTTTCTGGAAGATACTTGCTTCTGTATTTTATAGTTTTTAGCAAGCAAAAGGCAAGCAACTGGGGATAAAAGCAGAAACAGCTCGACCGAAGGACACCGTCACCTAACTCAACTTCTgtgcaaagaggaggaaagaaatccGCGTCCGAGCTCTCTATCGCCCGGCCGTTGGATCAAACGACGTCATCGCCTTCCCAGTTGTCTTAACATCGTTAGCTGTACACGTTTTGTGTggtgaagagaaataaaatacaggatttcCTGTTCTGCAGCCACTGTACTGGGTTGCAGATGCCGGCAGGATTCCAGCGCTCCGCAAACATGTGGAAGTTTAACGAGGAGTCGCTGGGGCTGGGATCGCTGCGAAAATCGgtaggaaataaaagcagaaagctcGCTCCTCCTGCTGCCTAGCATGGATGTCACCCCGGCGAAGGATGGGAGTCACAGGAAGGTAAGCTTGATTTCTGCTGCGTGTTTCTCTTCAGTAGATTGAAGTTATCGCAGTTTTGAGCAAcgttttgtttttgggttttttttttctttcctcctccttcaagaGATCTTATCGGGCAGAAGCTGGTACAACATCCTCAGCGGCTTCTGACTGTGCCCATGTATTTCTGTCTCGCTCGGCTCCGAGGGGCGGGTGAGCAGAGCTCAGGGCATCCGAGCAGGCTGCTGTGTGCGGCAGTACGGGGGGAAAGCCTGTTTTACccaaaatagctcttttttttttttttttgttactgacaGAAGCTGCCCTAACTGACCAGCTCTGTTTACGCATTTCCTATTAGTGCCtagattaaataaacaaaattattgCTTAAAACACAAGCGCCAGAAAGCCTCCACTACTTCAAATCCGGACTTATTTTCAAGCCaaaagtggattattttttttgtttggttggttgctttttaggctgcttttccctccagcatcccgggctggagcagggttgaagggaggcagctctgccccgGTCCCCGCCAGCTCCGGGGGTCCCGAAGCCGGGGGCTCTCCCCAGCTCATGGCAAGCGCGGCTTTAGCCTGGTTTATCCAACCAGCCCACGGAAAAGATGAGGGCGAGTTTGCCAGCGAGGCTGGGAGCAGTAACTGCAATACCGCAGCGACGTGGGGCTGGGTGGGGCGCAGCGTGATTCAGAGTAGCCGGGCGATTTCCAACAATGACAGCCACATACGCCTCCAGGATCAGACACTGCTaacatacacagaaaaagaagcacAGGCGTTCAAATAGCCGCCTTTGCCTCCTGATTAATTGCAAAGTTACTTGATGTTTAATGAATTGCAGTGCTACATCCACAACCAGCGGTCTTACAGCTCTGGCAGCGATGCCCGTCTTCCCCTCTAATTTCAGCACGCGGCTGGACAAAACTCAGCtttaccacttaaaaaaaaaaaaagcccccccccaCTTGCTCCTGCCCGTGTATAAATCCATGCGTGGatgaaacaggaaaacaaacaaggaatGGCAGGGAGTATTTTGTACAAGCTTTATAAAAATCACTGAACAAAACCCCTGCCAAAGCCCACGGGAGCATTTCTGCCCCGGCACAGGCATCACCGGCCGCAAAACACCAGGGGACCTGGAGGGGCCTGGggccgggcaggcgggagggaagGCGAAAACCgcaaaacaataacaaataaaaaaatcctcccttTCAGGAAGCATCATAACAAACAAGCAGTGGCCTAACCCCGAGCCGGCAGCAGCTTGGCAGGGAGCTCCCCTGCTGTTTTCTTGCCAGGTGCCCTGACAAGTGCCGACACCTAAAAACTGAGAGTTTTAGGTACCAGGAGTGACACCCAGCTCCCCCAAGGAGAAACAGGCACTCccagggaaaaaatggaaaaaaaaaccagcaaggaGGCTCCTCCCAGTCACATCTGCAGGGACAAAGTTTAGGATTTGGGCTGAGACGCGTGACAGGGAGGAGGTGGTAGGACAGGGACACCCGGTGCTCTATAACCCTTTTCACAGGCCCAGACCACCAAGTGTCATCTCTGTCACTGGAAGAGCATGGCAACAGCTGGGAAGAGCTGCACTCCCCATGCTCCCTGGCAGTTTTCCTTCCCTACCTTCCGCAGGGATGTAAAGACACGGCATCCTACCGCCACTTTTCCAAGGTTAAGCAGACTCGGCGCAAAGGGCACCAGCCAAGAGCACGACCAGCACCGAGCCCAAGCCCCTCGTGGGTTTTCAGGCGGGTGAGGAGCACGTCGGGGTTCTGCGGGGACCAAAGGGGTTTGTTTCCCCGCTGTCCTCTCGTGACAGACGTCCCTGCTCCCCTGTCTTGGTGGGGAAATCGGAAACCTCCCACCGAAACCAGCAGCCAAAAGGTgcgccagccccgcagcccgggtCTCACAGCAGCCTTGCTCCTTTGCAGCCGAACCCGGGAGAAACCAGCAGACGGGAGAAGGCAGCTGGCAAGGGCTCAGCGCAGAACGCAGGGCGTCAGCGCGGCACGCGCACGGAAACGTGGGCAAACGCACCCACCCTTCTTGCATTGGAGGCTGCTGGCTATGTTTTTTCTCTATGTATCCGTATGTATAAATAGATAACATTCCTCCTGAAACCGAAAAGGTGACAACCACAACGTGAAGAGCTGCCTAGGTGAGGAGGAGCAGGGTAGAGGAGCCTTCATCCCGTGCCTCGAAGCAGTGCCAGGCTCTGCACAGACGCCTGGTCCCCACCACAAGCGATTAGCTTTTAGAAACCCGTCCTCGCAGAAGACAGCATCACTGGCTGCTTCTTAATTAAACGCCGCTGTCAAGGGGCTCGGTGGCAATGACACGAGGTGGTGGCAGATCAGGTTCTGGTCTCCTGACCGGGAAGGTGGCAGGCTGCACGAACCTTGCAGGCAGCTACGGGCTCCGTTTCCAAGGGCAAAATTACACTGTTTTGTTGTAGGCAAAGCTACAAGGCCCTCGGTTTGTGACCTGCTGCTGCCAAATCGCTTCTTCCCAAAAGCGCAGACCGCTTCCCTGCAGATCCGCTCACCAATGGCAAAATCCATCACCTCTCCGGAGAGCTGCAGGAGTACCTGTGAACTCCCCGTGACCCACTAATACCCTCAAGCGCCAGCTGGATGAGGCGGAATGGGTAAATGGATGAAAAGAATTTCTGCTCTAACTAAAAGGCAGATGTATTTATCTTCCTTCATGTCCTGAGCTGTTACTGGAGGATAATTTCTGTTGCTACAACACGATGCCTACACAATGTGCCACGGGTGCCGGAATTGAGTTAGCAGGACCGGCAGAGCAACCGGCATGTGTTCGGCCAGCTATTAGCTTATAAATCCAGCCTTAAGTCTGGAGCCAGAGCTCTGATAGATCTGTCTGCACCTCTCCCACTGGCCTCTGCTCCGGTCGGCTGCCTGCCAGCACCTCATTTGCTGATGCTAATTATTGCCCTCGCTGCCGATTCACATCAGACCCCTGCACGGATCCAAAAGGGTTGTGTCTAGAGACATTTAAAGTCCCTATTTATTTACAGTCCCACCAAAATCGCTTGTATATCAGAGAACACCAATTTGATGAGGGGTTCGACAGAAAACCGTAGGCAATAAAAGTGGTCTTGAAGAACCCCGGGGAGCTGAAGAAGCTCTCTGGCATTAGCAATAAAGAGATTAATGCTACTGGGCTCAACTGCAATGTCACTGTAATTGTGGCATCAcctttgggggtggcaggggccAAAATCCCGCAGAGCACACCTGAAAGAAGCTGCGTGGAAGACACCCAGGGTCACTGCCTACAAGCGGGGTCTGGTTCTAcacccttcccaccaccccccccccccatcttgcCCATACACCTGGACGCACACGCTGTACACACACCCGCACACACCTTACTCTTCTGTACTGGAGCACATTTACTCCAAGTGGGGAAATACTGGGAAGTTTTGGGCTTTACAGCTTCTGTTTTTACTCTCAACAGAAACCCTCCACCCACCTCAATCACCCCATGAGCGAAGAGACTCAGCCGAGATGGAGAGCAACGTGTCCTCCGGCAACTGTACCGATCCCCAGATGTCCTTCCAGTCTACCCTGTACGCAACCACCTACACCCTCATATTCATCCCCGGCCTCCTGGCAAACAGCGCTGCCCTGTGGGTCTTGTGCCGCTTCATCAGCAAGAAGAGCAAAGCCATCATCTTCATGATCAACTTGGCCGTGGCCGACCTGGCTCACGTCCTCTCGCTGCCCTTACGGATGTATTACTACATAAACCACTCCTGGCCATTTGGAAATTTCCTTTGCCAGGTGTGCTTCTACCTGAAGTATCTCAACATGTACGCCAGCATTTGCTTCCTCACCTGCATCAGCATCCAGCggtacctcttcctcctccaccccttCAAAGCCAAGGACTGGAAGCGGCGGTATGACGCGGCCATCAGCGCTGCCGTCTGGCTCGTCGTCGGGGCAGCGTGCTTGCCCCTGCTCATAGTGAGGAGCCCAGCCTTGTCCAAGAGCACAAACACATGCTTCTCAGACCTGGGGGTGAAACAGCTGAGCCCGGGATCCTCCATTGCGATGGTGACGGTGGCCGAGCTGTTTGGATTTGTCATCCCCTTCGGCATCATCGCCTACTGCACGTGGAAGATGTGGCAGTCCCTGCGGGAGTGTCCAAGCCAGCTGCAAAACACCAGCGAGAAGCAGAAGGCTTTGCGCATGGTCTTGATGTGCGCGGCCGTCTTCTTCATCTGCTTCACCCCCTACCACATCAACTTCCCTTTCTTCATGATGGTGATAGAGAACATCATCCAGGACTGTGCCGTTCACAGGAGCACGCTCCGCTTCCACCCCATCTCCCTCTGCCTGGCGAGCCTCAACTGCTGCCTGGATCCGGTCCTCTACTACTTCATGACCTCCGAGTTCCAGGACCAGCTGCTGCGACACAGCTGTGCCGCCCTGCGGGCTCGGTTCATGCGCCGTGGGAGCACCCCCTCCATCACCGAAACTGGCCACGACATTCACATGAAGAAGAGAAATCTTCCGCGCTTTAAGTTTTGGTCTCTTCCTAAGTTCTTTGGCCGAATAAACAGCATGGAAATCCCCCCAGTGCCGCCCGACGAGCTTCTGCTGGAGTCCATCTCTTGAAACATAAGCGTTTCTGTCTGTGTAGGTGCTTCTCATAGCTTGAGTGAAGATTGCGTTAGGTCTCCAAATACGTCTTGAATTACCCTTGTGTGCAACAGATGCCAGGATCTGACCTAGAAggacattttaatgaaaaaaaaagggttgctGGTTGTGTTGTCACTGTTGGGGACTGTTTGCCTTGCTATGACGGAGAACGTTGTATTGTTAAAATACCCAAAACGGCCGTCGCTGATGCCGGCTCTTCTCCTGTGCTGAACTGCAGCCAGGTTCGGGTCCCTCTCGTTTCTGTTGTTTCAGTGCTTCTACATACTTGTCATTTTTGAAAAGCCTTCGGAATCCTGTGCTGCAAGCAGGCAGCTCAGCCTCGGCACAGCTCGGGGAGGTAGCACGGGGGGACTTTCAGCCCCAACTGCAGCTACCAGCACCCCGTGATGACTTACAGCATCCACCGTGCCCGCGTGAGGCTCTAGATCAGGCCTGTCAATTATCTCCACGTAAACTGAACCTCTTTccattgcaaaaaataaaaaaaaaagaaaaatcaatcatCTGGACCTAATCTAGCCTATTCTGGACTGCAAGAATAACTTTACCGACCTATATCAAGCAAAGAGTATTAACCTATATCCACACCAGTGTTAAAGAGAGTTTTCAAACAAATTGGGGTCAGATCACGCTGTCGAAAAAGGCACCCGGAGCTGAGCAGGGGAGCGCGCCTGGCTCCCGGGAGCTACGGGATGCTCAGCTGAGTATGGGGGGCTGAATATTTGGAAAACTGGATATGCCACGAGCGAAGAGGACGAAGGATGAAAGACACATCCCAGGGCACGTTTGCTCACAGAGAGC
The sequence above is drawn from the Rissa tridactyla isolate bRisTri1 chromosome 9, bRisTri1.patW.cur.20221130, whole genome shotgun sequence genome and encodes:
- the LOC128915274 gene encoding putative P2Y purinoceptor 10 isoform X1, whose translation is METLHPPQSPHERRDSAEMESNVSSGNCTDPQMSFQSTLYATTYTLIFIPGLLANSAALWVLCRFISKKSKAIIFMINLAVADLAHVLSLPLRMYYYINHSWPFGNFLCQVCFYLKYLNMYASICFLTCISIQRYLFLLHPFKAKDWKRRYDAAISAAVWLVVGAACLPLLIVRSPALSKSTNTCFSDLGVKQLSPGSSIAMVTVAELFGFVIPFGIIAYCTWKMWQSLRECPSQLQNTSEKQKALRMVLMCAAVFFICFTPYHINFPFFMMVIENIIQDCAVHRSTLRFHPISLCLASLNCCLDPVLYYFMTSEFQDQLLRHSCAALRARFMRRGSTPSITETGHDIHMKKRNLPRFKFWSLPKFFGRINSMEIPPVPPDELLLESIS
- the LOC128915274 gene encoding putative P2Y purinoceptor 10 isoform X2, which encodes MESNVSSGNCTDPQMSFQSTLYATTYTLIFIPGLLANSAALWVLCRFISKKSKAIIFMINLAVADLAHVLSLPLRMYYYINHSWPFGNFLCQVCFYLKYLNMYASICFLTCISIQRYLFLLHPFKAKDWKRRYDAAISAAVWLVVGAACLPLLIVRSPALSKSTNTCFSDLGVKQLSPGSSIAMVTVAELFGFVIPFGIIAYCTWKMWQSLRECPSQLQNTSEKQKALRMVLMCAAVFFICFTPYHINFPFFMMVIENIIQDCAVHRSTLRFHPISLCLASLNCCLDPVLYYFMTSEFQDQLLRHSCAALRARFMRRGSTPSITETGHDIHMKKRNLPRFKFWSLPKFFGRINSMEIPPVPPDELLLESIS